The Magnolia sinica isolate HGM2019 chromosome 9, MsV1, whole genome shotgun sequence genome contains a region encoding:
- the LOC131255870 gene encoding serine/threonine-protein kinase D6PKL1-like isoform X1 has product MASKTSPRTFSEQQQQKKVGSQIADSNARRPSPLPITKTSKSEPVTPKKLPKSAQQVISKQIATEVSVNRTPSLHQKGSIDPSPDKVTSKSARFPDISNLNLSLESPKEPTQQVDAVGQRQINGTAGTLESNGDQEKKTSEYSSVKDSLASAKVSDGTSSITKTSGSAKISDRADCVESGKSSMCRGSTSSDVSDESTCSSISSSINKPHKANDSRWEAIQVVRARDGVLGLSHFRLLKRLGCGDIGSVHLAELSGTKSYFAMKIMDKGSLASRKKLLRAQTEREILQSLDHPFLPTLYTHFETDKFSCLVMEFCPGGDLHTLRQRQPGKHFTEHAVKFYVAEVLLSLEYLHMLGIVYRDLKPENVLVREDGHIMLSDFDLSLRCTVSPTLVKSSSIDSDPLRKNPVYCVQPACIEPSCIQPSCVAPTTCFSPRLFSSKSKKERKVRNEIGNQVSPLPELIAEPTGARSMSFVGTHEYLAPEIIKGEGHGSAVDWWTFGIFLYELLFGKTPFKGSGNRATLFNVVGQPLRFPESPSVSFPARDLIRGLLVKEPQHRLAYKRGATEIKQHPFFEGVNWALIRCASPPEIPKPVEIERAPPPAASTSEKAAAAAPAGHKGSDNYLEFDFF; this is encoded by the exons ATGGCATCAAAAACCAGTCCTAGAACTTTCtcagagcagcagcagcagaagaagGTTGGTTCTCAGATAGCAGACTCTAATGCCCGCAGGCCTTCGCCTTTGCCGATCACAAAAACAAGCAAATCAGAGCCAGTTACGCCGAAAAAACTTCCAAAATCAGCGCAGCAGGTGATCTCAAAGCAGATAGCTACAGAAGTTTCAGTGAATCGCACACCCTCTCTGCACCAAAAGGGGTCCATCGATCCTTCACCCGACAAGGTTACTTCGAAATCTGCACGTTTTCCAGACATAAGTAATTTGAACTTATCCTTGGAATCTCCAAAAGAGCCAACCCAACAAGTAGATGCTGTAGGACAGCGTCAGATAAATGGGACTGCAGGCACTTTGGAAAGCAATGGGgatcaagaaaagaaaacatcGGAATATAGCAGCGTGAAGGATAGCTTGGCTTCTGCGAAAGTCAGCGATGGGACCAGCAGTATCACTAAGACTAGCGGAAGCGCGAAAATCAGTGACCGTGCCGATTGCGTTGAGAGTGGTAAAAGCAGCATGTGTAGGGGTAGCACAAGCAGTGACGTGAGTGATGAAAGCACTTGTAGCAGCATAAGTAGCAGCATCAACAAACCCCACAAAGCAAATGATTCGAGATGGGAAGCCATTCAGGTGGTCCGGGCAAGAGATGGGGTTTTGGGTCTGAGCCATTTCAGGCTGCTGAAGAGGTTGGGGTGTGGAGATATTGGCAGTGTCCATCTGGCGGAGTTGAGTGGGACCAAGAGCTACTTCGCAATGAAGATAATGGATAAAGGGTCTTTGGCTAGCCGTAAGAAGCTGCTTAGAGCACAGACAGAAAGGGAGATATTGCAATCTCTTGACCATCCATTCCTTCCAACGTTATATACTCATTTCGAAACCGATAAGTTCTCATGTTTGGTGATGGAGTTCTGCCCAGGAGGAGACCTTCACACCCTTCGGCAAAGGCAACCGGGGAAACATTTTACTGAACACGCAGTGAA GTTTTATGTAGCAGAGGTCCTCCTTTCTCTGGAGTACCTCCACATGCTCGGTATCGTCTACCGGGATCTCAAGCCTGAGAACGTCCTTGTAAGGGAGGATGGCCACATCATGCTATCCGATTTCGATCTCTCCCTCCGCTGCACCGTCAGTCCAACACTTGTCAAGTCCTCGTCCATTGATTCCGATCCCCTTCGGAAGAACCCTGTCTACTGTGTCCAGCCCGCCTGCATTGAGCCCTCCTGTATTCAGCCTTCATGTGTGGCCCCCACCACCTGCTTCTCCCCCCGCCTCTTCTCCAGCAAGTCGAAGAAGGAACGGAAGGTGAGGAATGAGATTGGGAACCAAGTCAGTCCCCTGCCAGAGCTCATCGCAGAGCCAACTGGGGCCCGCTCCATGTCATTTGTTGGGACTCATGAGTACCTAGCACCGGAGATCATCAAAGGTGAGGGTCACGGGAGCGCGGTAGATTGGTGGACGTTTGGGATCTTCCTATATGAGCTCCTGTTTGGGAAGACTCCATTCAAAGGGTCAGGGAACCGGGCCACGCTGTTTAACGTTGTGGGCCAGCCCCTCCGGTTCCCGGAGTCTCCGTCTGTCAGCTTCCCAGCAAGGGATCTAATAAGGGGGCTGCTTGTGAAGGAACCACAGCACCGGCTGGCATACAAGCGTGGGGCAACGGAGATCAAGCAGCACCCCTTCTTCGAAGGCGTGAACTGGGCTCTGATACGTTGCGCGAGCCCACCAGAGATCCCAAAGCCGGTTGAGATTGAGCGAGCCCCACCACCAGCGGCATCGACAAGTGAGAAGGCCGCTGCAGCAGCCCCTGCTGGTCACAAGGGTTCAGATAATTATTTGGAATTCGATTTCttttag
- the LOC131255870 gene encoding serine/threonine-protein kinase D6PKL2-like isoform X2, with the protein MASKTSPRTFSEQQQQKKVGSQIADSNARRPSPLPITKTSKSEPVTPKKLPKSAQQVISKQIATEVSVNRTPSLHQKGSIDPSPDKVTSKSARFPDISNLNLSLESPKEPTQQVDAVGQRQINGTAGTLESNGDQEKKTSEYSSVKDSLASAKVSDGTSSITKTSGSAKISDRADCVESGKSSMCRGSTSSDVSDESTCSSISSSINKPHKANDSRWEAIQVVRARDGVLGLSHFRLLKRLGCGDIGSVHLAELSGTKSYFAMKIMDKGSLASRKKLLRAQTEREILQSLDHPFLPTLYTHFETDKFSCLVMEFCPGGDLHTLRQRQPGKHFTEHAVKSRIVILYVKCSNCIPIFKVERSSWNHSCKSGIVHLFSASSGVQKSLLLVVWEYWREKRHVAPRRLVEGYLSRELHMGMRGASRQGSPNTTNIYRRGRRLHLWQLEVDLPQCGIDGAALDFMVAPSVSTPRFIWKSFVARCMGFIAVWTPDFARLSTRERLWWVIYSRKENSTLRFSILVKGSCI; encoded by the exons ATGGCATCAAAAACCAGTCCTAGAACTTTCtcagagcagcagcagcagaagaagGTTGGTTCTCAGATAGCAGACTCTAATGCCCGCAGGCCTTCGCCTTTGCCGATCACAAAAACAAGCAAATCAGAGCCAGTTACGCCGAAAAAACTTCCAAAATCAGCGCAGCAGGTGATCTCAAAGCAGATAGCTACAGAAGTTTCAGTGAATCGCACACCCTCTCTGCACCAAAAGGGGTCCATCGATCCTTCACCCGACAAGGTTACTTCGAAATCTGCACGTTTTCCAGACATAAGTAATTTGAACTTATCCTTGGAATCTCCAAAAGAGCCAACCCAACAAGTAGATGCTGTAGGACAGCGTCAGATAAATGGGACTGCAGGCACTTTGGAAAGCAATGGGgatcaagaaaagaaaacatcGGAATATAGCAGCGTGAAGGATAGCTTGGCTTCTGCGAAAGTCAGCGATGGGACCAGCAGTATCACTAAGACTAGCGGAAGCGCGAAAATCAGTGACCGTGCCGATTGCGTTGAGAGTGGTAAAAGCAGCATGTGTAGGGGTAGCACAAGCAGTGACGTGAGTGATGAAAGCACTTGTAGCAGCATAAGTAGCAGCATCAACAAACCCCACAAAGCAAATGATTCGAGATGGGAAGCCATTCAGGTGGTCCGGGCAAGAGATGGGGTTTTGGGTCTGAGCCATTTCAGGCTGCTGAAGAGGTTGGGGTGTGGAGATATTGGCAGTGTCCATCTGGCGGAGTTGAGTGGGACCAAGAGCTACTTCGCAATGAAGATAATGGATAAAGGGTCTTTGGCTAGCCGTAAGAAGCTGCTTAGAGCACAGACAGAAAGGGAGATATTGCAATCTCTTGACCATCCATTCCTTCCAACGTTATATACTCATTTCGAAACCGATAAGTTCTCATGTTTGGTGATGGAGTTCTGCCCAGGAGGAGACCTTCACACCCTTCGGCAAAGGCAACCGGGGAAACATTTTACTGAACACGCAGTGAA GAGCAGGATTGTGATCTTATATGTGAAATGTTCCAACTGCATTCCAATTTTCAAGGTGGAAAGATCTTCATGGAACCACTCCTGCAAAAGTGGCATTGTTCATCTTTTCAGTGCATCATCGGGAGTGCAAAAATCcctacttcttgtggtgtgggaaTATTGGAGAGAAAAGAGGCATGTGGCACCTAGGAGGCTAGTTGAAGGGTACTTATCTCGGGAATTGCATATGGGCATGCGGGGAGCTTCTCGGCAG GGATCTCCAAACACAACCAACATTTATAGGAGAGGCAGACGTCTACATCTCTGGCAGCTGGAAGTTGATTTGCCACAATGTGGAATAGATGGAGCAGCTCTCGACTTTATGGTGGCTCCTTCAGTCTCAACTCCCAGGTTTATTTGGAAGAGTTTTGTAGcaagatgcatgggttttatAGCTGTTTGGACTCCGGATTTTGCTCGGTTAAGTACTAGGGAAAGGCTCTGGTGGGTAATCTACTCAAGAAAAGAGAATTCCACTCTGCGGTTTAGTATCCTAGTTAAGGGTTCGTGTATATGA